One region of Chryseobacterium sp. C-71 genomic DNA includes:
- the tnpA gene encoding IS200/IS605 family transposase: MEKMGTYRQIFYHIVFGTKHREKAINEKNESELYKYIWGILNNKKCKLYRINGMPDHIHILCDLHPNLNLSSLVKDIKVASNLWMKESGLFDEFEGWQEGYGAFTISVREKETVINYIKNQKEHHKKETFEHEFKRLLKENGIIFEGEII, translated from the coding sequence ATGGAAAAAATGGGAACGTACAGACAAATATTTTATCACATTGTTTTTGGAACAAAACACAGAGAAAAGGCCATTAATGAAAAAAATGAATCAGAACTTTACAAATACATTTGGGGTATTTTAAACAATAAAAAATGTAAATTATACAGAATTAATGGGATGCCAGACCACATTCATATTTTATGTGACTTACATCCAAATTTGAATCTCAGCAGTTTGGTAAAAGATATTAAAGTAGCATCAAACTTATGGATGAAAGAATCTGGATTATTTGATGAGTTCGAAGGATGGCAGGAAGGTTATGGAGCATTTACAATCTCGGTGAGAGAAAAGGAAACTGTTATAAATTATATTAAAAATCAAAAAGAACACCACAAGAAAGAGACGTTTGAGCATGAATTTAAAAGGTTATTGAAAGAGAATGGGATTATATTTGAAGGTGAAATTATTTAA